In Syngnathus scovelli strain Florida chromosome 10, RoL_Ssco_1.2, whole genome shotgun sequence, the following are encoded in one genomic region:
- the LOC125970330 gene encoding unconventional myosin-VIIb — protein MYCCHWVVLQEQSQRVVKKKTSFFSVVEGATAHRRKHSQIPTVMHLSKGDFVWVDTGAAVPIGAQVKVTDTGQLHLIDDEGKEHKLTKHIEGGLRPMHPTSVQGVDDMIRLGDLNEAGLLRNLLVRHKDGLIYTYTGSILVAVNPYQLLPLYTADHVHQYTDRRLGELPPHVFAIADSCFFKMRRNRRNQCCVISGESGAGKTESTKLMLQFLAAVSGQHSWIEQQILEANPILEAFGNAKTIRNDNSSRFGKYIDINFTKGGAIKGARIERYLLEKSRVCRQADEERNYHIFYYMLMGMPAEQKKILSLGSAAQYNYLTMGKCTSCEGRDDIKEYAHFRSALKILMFSENDTWEICKLLAAILHIGNVNFDGTIVNNMEGCEVLSSLHFDMVSQLLEVDPKVLENSLTQRSFMTIRESVTKVLTSAQALDGRDAFVKAIYGRLFIWVVDKINGAIHKPDEESEEVTQSIGLLDIFGFENFNTNSFEQLCINYANEQLQQFFVKHVFKMEQDEYARESIVWEHIDYKDNQQTLDVLAHKTLNILALIDEESNFPKGTDTTMLQKMNQVHGKGNIYIPPKNNYETQFGVNHFAGVVYYDSKGFLEKNRDALSPDFIQLVETSSNKLLKMVFHNDMSSNSTKITANAKMTLNTPTSTLRQANDGKKRVPTLTGQFRQSLESLMKTLMACQPYFIRCIKPNDYKKPMLFDRDLCLRQLRYSGMMETINIRKAGYPVRYTFDEFLDRYRVLLKTYICDPHKESKEKCCESICESLLVGEGDWKTGKTKIFLKEFHDTMLEVERVKELNAKALLIQKVLRGYKYRKQFVKKRSGALVIQKHWRGHKGRQVYRVVQKGFARLQAQVRSRQLHLQYKRKRQAAILLQAQARGYLARKDWKRKRDAVVFLQAHTRGLLARKTVKNMRRNDLSAKEKEAERLAMMARQKHLEDVLRQKEMEAQAQSESTMDQQVDDMFRFLPVIVGGQEGQAPDGFEALESKRVPLEEIDIDSIEDEDLPVEDQDDLDDYPFSKLASMFFQGGASPSHIRQRLRRPLLYHEDEGDVQASLTVWWIILRFMGDLPEPKNHFQVQRSSSKDRFVTQAVINRENRRLSHMVGLDQRVLRNKKTPPSSPVQEEPTPNRKQSIFTDLLSRNKKAAPGEITPNAKVYTVPEGTPRNRKGSTFTDLLSRTRKTSSVQENGIPKPSSFRKPSIIAEESEDQPDVSKPPALEMVKEDGGDVLIDEGPSLDRPLTSLEKLHIIVGYAIVRRDLRDEIYCQICKQLQDNNNRNSYFRGWILLSLCLGVFSPSEQIIRYIQSFIRSAPSGYATYCAERLRRTLLNGARGEPPAWLELQATRTKKPMVVSVTLMDGRAITLSMDSASTSKEICQLLANKVNLKDTFGFSLYVALYEKVWALGGGHDHVMDAISQCEQEVKRRGGQEQHAPWRLFFRKEIFTPWHDCAEDDISTDLIYRQIVHGLKFGEYQMEKEDDLVQLAAKHLYIQHGSDNSDKLVKEAVQACITNSLLEATSEAKWVQMVSTAHAQGSYLSSQQNVNSVKAEMVDYARETWPIFFSRFYEMVKLSGPPLPKNKFIVAINWTGITFLDEREKRLLELSFPEVSGVNSTRGAKGPVVSLLTLKGDFTLSGSTAENMAELVTMFLSGLTERSQYAVTLTDMDKQDDPTFLSFKKGELIVILKDNEFSQQRGWINGKNDSTGKTGAVPLEAIFILPTLNKPTNKVMSLLSLPPNQRQSILANQKETGTMERLAPSTLREFSLQYFRQPTKDVNRQVISRNAAPERLWLNSREPIRQPLLKKLAGNSELSHKACLAFTAILKYMGDYPTKQMQSPLELTDQIFGPAAEKEILRDEIYCQIMKQMSSNNNRFSLEQGWQLLWLCCGLFPPTQSLLKHAQRFLESRRMQPLASDCLRRLQSSLRMEPRKLPPHQVELDAIQQNSTQIFHKVHFPNDTGEIFEVATSTKIRDLIRNISNKLQLTTSDGFSIFIKTHDKVLSLNDADYFFDSLRQITDWSKQTKRIKDVSQVNMPYLVFFMRKLWFNVIPGRDLEADLIFHFPQEAPKYLRGYHVCTKDDMIHLASLLFRIKVGNDKSQFVSIPKMLKELVPGDQLKAFSENEWKKKIVESFNKQPGMTADEAKVAFLKVVCRWPTFGCAFFEVKQTSESNFPDIVRIAVSKQGLTIIHPKTKEVLANHPFNSIASWCSGSTYFHMTIGSLVKGNKFLCETSLGYKMDDLITSYVNMYYMQERRPVQSRNQRFN, from the exons ATGTACTGTTGTCACTGGGTGGTTCTGCAGGAGCAAAGTCAAAGAGTcgtaaaaaaaaagacttccttTTTCAGCGTCGTTGAGGGAGCAACAGCTCACAGGAGAAAACATTCTCAG ATTCCCACAGTGATGCATCTGTCCAAG GGGGATTTTGTGTGGGTGGACACCGGGGCTGCCGTGCCCATCGGCGCCCAGGTGAAGGTGACTGACACGGGGCAGCTTCATCTAATCGATGACGAAGGAAAG GAGCACAAGCTCACCAAGCATATCGAGGGTGGTCTTCGGCCCATGCACCCCACCTCGGTGCAGGGCGTGGACGACATGATTCGGCTGGGGGACCTGAACGAGGCCGGCCTCCTCAGGAACCTCCTGGTGCGCCACAAAGACGGACTCATCTAC aCATACACGGGTTCCATCCTGGTAGCGGTGAACCCCTACCAGCTTTTGCCGCTCTACACGGCCGATCACGTGCACCAGTACACGGACCGACGCCTGGGCGAGCTCCCGCCGCACGTCTTCGCCATCGCAGACAGCTGTTTCTTCAAAATGCGCCGCAATCGTAGAAACCAGTGCTGTGTCATCAG TGGTGAATCGGGGGCTGGGAAAACGGAGAGCACTAAACTCATGCTGCAGTTCCTAGCGGCGGTAAGCGGACAGCATTCCTGGATTGAGCAGCAGATCCTGGAGGCCAATCCCATCTTGGAAG CCTTCGGGAACGCGAAAACCATCCGCAATGACAACTCCAGCCGCTTCGGCAAATACATTGATATCAACTTCACCAAAGGGGGCGCCATCAAAGGGGCTCGCATCGAGCGGTACCTGCTGGAGAAGTCCAGGGTGTGTCGCCAG GCAGACGAGGAGAGGAACTACCATATTTTCTACTACATGCTGATGGGAATGCCGGCCGAGCAAAAGAAGATCCTTTCGCTCGGGAGCGCCGCTCAATACAACTACTTGACCATG GGCAAGTGCACCAGCTGCGAAGGTCGTGACGATATTAAGGAATACGCTCACTTCCGATCTGCGCTGAAGATCCTCATGTTCAGCGAGAACGACACCTGGGAAATCTGCAAACTTCTCGCCGCCATCTTGCACATCGGCAATGTCAACTTTGACG GAACCATCGTAAACAATATGGAGGGTTGCGAAGTCCTCTCCTCATTGCATTTCGACATGGTCAGCCAACTTTTGGAG GTGGATCCTAAAGTTCTTGAGAATAGTCTTACTCAGCGGTCCTTCATGACTATTCGGGAAAGCGTGACCAAAGTTCTGACCTCAGCGCAGGCCTTGGATGGCAGGGACGCCTTTGTTAAG GCTATTTACGGCCGGCTTTTTATTTGGGTGGTGGACAAAATCAATGGCGCCATTCATAAGCCGGACGAGGAGTCGGAAGAGGTCACTCAGTCCATCGGCCTCCTTGACATCTTTGGCTTCGAGAACTTCAACACAAACAG CTTTGAGCAGCTCTGCATCAACTACGCCAACGAGCAGCTCCAGCAGTTTTTCGTCAAGCACGTGTTCAAGATGGAGCAGGACGAGTACGCCCGAGAAAGCATCGTGTGGGAGCACATCGACTACAAGGACAACCAGCAAACTTTGGATGTGCTCGCCCATAAGACCCTCAACATTCTAGCGCTCATTGATGAAGAAAGCAACTTCCCCAAG GGTACAGATACCACCATGCTCCAAAAAATGAATCAAGTCCACGGGAAGGGGAACATCTACATCCCCCCCAAGAATAACTACGAGACTCAATTTGGAGTGAATCATTTCGCCGGCGTGGTCTACTACGACTCCAAAG GTTTCCTGGAGAAGAACCGCGACGCCCTGAGCCCCGACTTCATCCAGCTGGTGGAAACATCTAGTAATAAATTACTCAAGATGGTCTTTCACAACGACATGTCCTCCAACAGCACCAAGATCACAGCCAATGCCAAGATGACCCTCAACACACCCACAAGCACACTAAGG CAAGCCAACGACGGCAAAAAACGAGTTCCCACGCTGACTGGTCAGTTCCGCCAATCCTTGGAATCTCTGATGAAAACTCTGATGGCCTGTCAGCCGTATTTCATCCGGTGCATCAAACCCAACGACTACAAGAAGCCCATG cTGTTTGACAGAGATCTGTGCCTGCGCCAGCTGCGTTACTCGGGCATGATGGAGACCATCAACATCCGCAAAGCGGGTTATCCGGTGCGTTATACATTTGACGAGTTCCTGGACCGCTACAGGGTTCTTCTCAAGACCTACATCTGTGACCCACATAAG GAAAGCAAAGAGAAATGCTGCGAAAGTATCTGCGAGTCTCTGCTGGTCGGAGAAGGTGATTGGAAGACGGGAAAGACAAAGATCTTTCTGAAG GAATTTCACGACACCATGCTGGAAGTGGAGCGTGTGAAAGAACTCAACGCCAAGGCACTTTTGATCCAGAAGGTTCTACGAGGCTACAAATACAG GAaacagtttgtcaaaaaaagaTCAGGCGCTCTCGTCATCCAGAAGCACTGGCGAGGACACAAAGGGAGACAAGTGTACCGTGTG GTCCAGAAGGGCTTTGCCAGACTCCAGGCACAGGTTCGCTCCCGCCAGCTGCACCTCCAGTACAAGAGAAAGCGGCAGGCGGCCATCTTGCTGCAGGCACAGGCGCGGGGCTACTTAGCCCGAAAGGATTGGAAACGAAAGCGGGACGCCGTGGTCTTCCTGCAGGCGCACACTAGAGGTCTTCTGGCTAGGAAGACTGTCAAGAACATGAGGAGAAAC GATCTGTcagcaaaagaaaaagaagccgAGCGTCTGGCCATGATGGCACGTCAGAAGCATCTTGAAGATGTGCTCAGGCAGAAGGAGATGGAGGCCCAAGCGCAGTCTGAGTCCACGATGGATCAGCAAGTGGACGACATGTTCCGCTTCCTGCCCGTCATCGTGGGAGGCCAAGAGGGGCAGGCGCCTGATGGGTTTGAG GCCTTGGAAAGCAAGCGGGTTCCCCTGGAGGAGATTGACATTGACAGCATTGAGGACGAAGACCTGCCCGTGGAGGACCAGGATGATCTAGACGATTATCCTTTCTCCAAATTGGCGTCGATGTTTTTCCAGGGCGGTGCGTCGCCTTCGCACATCCGCCAGAGATTGAGACGCCCGCTGCTCTACCACGAGGATGAAGGAGACGTGCAG GCCTCGTTGACAGTTTGGTGGATCATCTTGCGATTCATGGGAGATCTTCCTGAGCCTAAGAACCATTTCCAAGTCCAGCGAAGCTCGTCAAAGGATCGCTTTGTCACTCAGGCCGTCATCAACAGAGAGAACAGACGTCTCAGCCACATGGTCGGGCTGGATCAGCGTGTGCTCCGAAACAAAAAGACCCCGCCGTCTTCTCCTGTTCAGGAGGAGCCCACTCCAAACAGAAAGCAATCCATCTTCACGGACCTCCTGTCCAGAAACAAGAAGGCCGCTCCAGGTGAAATAACCCCAAATGCCAAGGTCTACACCGTCCCTGAAGGGACTCCTCGCAACAGGAAGGGCTCCACCTTCACAGATCTTCTGTCTCGGACTCGGAAAACCTCCAGCGTTCAGGAAAACGGAATCCCCAAACCCTCCAGCTTCCGGAAACCCTCCATCATCGCGGAAGAG TCTGAGGATCAGCCAGATGTATCCAAGCCTCCTGCCCTGGAGATGGTGAAGGAGGACGGTGGCGACGTCTTGATCGACGAGGGTCCCTCCCTGGACCGGCCCCTCACGTCTTTGGAGAAGCTTCACATCATCGTGGGCTACGCCATCGTCCGACGTGACCTCAGGGATGAGATCTATTGCCAGATCTGCAAGCAGCTGCAGGACAACAACAACCGCAATAGCTACTTCCGAGGATGGATCTTGCTCTCGCTCTGTCTCGGCGTCTTCTCGCCGAGCGAACAGATTATCCGG TACATCCAGAGTTTCATCCGCTCCGCTCCGAGCGGTTATGCAACCTATTGTGCCGAGAGGCTGCGTCGCACGCTCCTCAACGGcgcaagaggggaaccacctgcCTGGCTCGAGCTTCAG GCAACCAGGACGAAGAAGCCCATGGTGGTGTCGGTCACGCTCATGGACGGACGTGCCATCACCCTTTCCATGGATTCGGCGTCCACGTCCAAGGAGATCTGCCAGCTCCTCGCCAACAAAGTCAACTTAAAAGACACATTTGGCTTTTCCCTCTATGTTGCTCTGTATGAAAAg GTGTGGGCCCTGGGCGGCGGCCATGACCACGTGATGGACGCCATCTCCCAGTGCGAGCAGGAGGTGAAGCGGCGTGGCGGACAGGAGCAGCACGCACCTTGGCGCCTCTTCTTCCGCAAGGAGATCTTCACGCCGTGGCACGACTGCGCCGAAGACGACATCAGCACCGATCTTATCTACCGCCAGATCGTCCATGGCTTGAAGTTCGGCGAGTACCAAATGGAGAAG GAAGATGACTTGGTCCAACTCGCCGCCAAGCATCTTTATATCCAGCATGGCTCGGATAACAGCGACAAGTTGGTGAAGGAGGCGGTGCAGGCGTGCATTACCAACTCCTTGCTGGAGGCCACATCTGAAGCCAAATGGGTGCAGATGGTTAGCACGGCCCACGCTCAG GGTTCCTACTTGAGTTCTCAGCAAAATGTGAATTCGGTGAAGGCAGAGATGGTCGATTACGCCCGTGAGACGTGGCCCATCTTCTTCTCGAGGTTCTATGAGATGGTCAAGCTGTCAG GTCCTCCACTGCCAAAGAACAAATTCATCGTGGCTATCAACTGGACTGGCATCACCTTCCTGGATGAGCGAGAAAAGAGGCTGCTGGAGCTCTCCTTCCCGGAAGTATCTGGAGTTAACTCCACGAG AGGTGCTAAAGGCCCAGTGGTGTCTTTGCTGACTTTGAAAGGAGACTTCACGCTGAGTGGATCCACGGCCGAGAACATGGCTGAGCTGGTCACCATGTTCCTCAGCGGACTGACGGAGCGCTCTCAGTATGCCGTGACCTTGACGGACATGGACAAGCAAG ATGACCCGACGTTCCTCAGCTTCAAGAAAGGCGAGCTCATCGTCATACTCAAAGACAACGAGTTCTCGCAGCAACGCGGCTGGATAAATGGGAAGAACGATAGCACGGGAAAAACGGGGGCCGTCCCCTTGGAGGCCATCTTCATTCTGCCCACGCTCAACAAACCCACAAACAAAGTCATG AGCCTGCTCAGCCTGCCGCCCAATCAGCGGCAGAGTATCCTGGCCAATCAGAAAGAGACGGGCACGATGGAGCGACTTGCTCCATCTACCTTGAGGGAGTTCTCCCTTCAGTACTTCAG GCAGCCAACAAAGGACGTGAACCGGCAGGTGATATCACGAAACGCAGCTCCCGAGAGACTCTGGTTGAACTCACGTGAGCCCATCAGACAGCCGCTCCTCAAGAAGCTGGCGGGCAACTCCGAGTTGAGCCACAAAGCCTGTCTGGCCTTCACCG CCATCCTCAAGTACATGGGCGACTACCCCACCAAGCAGATGCAGAGTCCCCTGGAACTCACCGACCAGATCTTTGGACCCGCCGCGGAAAAAGAGATTCTCCGAGATGAGATCTACTGCCAAATTATGAAGCAGATGAGCAGCAATAATAACCG GTTCAGCTTGGAACAAGGCTGGCAGCTGCTGTGGTTGTGCTGTGGCCTCTTTCCTCCAACTCAGTCGCTTCTGAAGCACGCTCAGCGGTTCCTGGAGTCACGACGCATGCAGCCGCTGGCTTCCGACTGCCTGCGACGACTGCAGAGCTCTTTGAG AATGGAACCAAGGAAGCTTCCGCCACACCAGGTGGAGTTGGACGCTATCCAGCAGAACAGCACGCAGATCTTCCACAAAGTCCACTTCCCCAATGACACGGGGGAG ATCTTCGAGGTGGCGACCAGCACCAAAATCCGAGATCTCATTCGGAACATTTCCAACAAACTTCAACTGACGACATCCGACGGCTTCAGCATTTTTATCAAGACGCACGACAAG GTCCTCAGTCTGAATGACGCCGACTACTTCTTTGACAGTCTGAGGCAGATCACAGACTGGTCCAAGCAGACCAAACGGATTAAAGACG TTAGTCAAGTCAACATGCCCTACCTGGTCTTCTTCATGAGGAAGTTGTGGTTCAATGTGATCCCTGGCAGAGATCTGGAGGCAGACCTCATCTTTCACTTCCCTCAG gAAGCCCCCAAGTATCTGCGTGGCTACCACGTGTGCACCAAGGACGACATGATCCACCTCGCCTCCCTGCTCTTCCGCATTAAAGTCGGAAACGACAAGAGTCAATTTGTGAGCATCCCCAAGATGCTGAAAGAACTCGTACCCGGCGACCAGCTCAAGGCTTTTTCTGAGAACGAGTGGAAGAAG AAAATCGTGGAATCGTTTAATAAGCAACCGGGAATGACCGCGGATGAAGCCAAGGTGGCGTTCCTCAAGGTGGTCTGCCGCTGGCCGACGTTCGGCTGCGCTTTCTTCGAAGTGAAG CAAACCTCGGAGTCAAATTTCCCGGACATTGTCCGCATCGCCGTCAGCAAGCAAGGACTCACCATCATACACCCCAAAACCAAA GAAGTGTTGGCAAACCACCCGTTTAACAGCATCGCCAGCTGGTGCAGCGGGAGCACGTATTTCCACATGACCATCGGCAGCTTGGTGAAGGGCAACAAGTTCTTGTGCGAAACATCACTG GGCTACAAGATGGACGACCTCATCACTTCCTACGTCAACATGTACTACATGCAAGAGAGGAGGCCAGTGCAGAGCAGGAACCAACGATTCAACTGA